One part of the Dehalococcoidia bacterium genome encodes these proteins:
- a CDS encoding putative sulfate exporter family transporter — MKIDWSSLWKKEDWWAVWIGFAVLLLGIARWLPKLPVIKKWTSLAQSLPNGASTLGNIALLFIFILALTLVGMALMGKATRKYVLGFLVIFGLSFLAIWVGKFASFTNWGLESVLWAVLLGLIVSNIFKVPEWLKSAVQTEFFIKIGLVLLGAEILFSTIAKGGLVAIAQALLVVIVVWFAAYWVARRFGMDKEFAGIMASGVSICGVSAAIAAGGALKGSPKHVSYVISLVLLVAMPMIIFMPVLAKAIGLAPNVAGAWMGGTIDTTAAVAATGTLVSSDTGLQVASLVKMAQNVLIGFAAFFLAIWSTFTSRKGPGAAANETGKPRLIDIWYRLPKFILGFILASVIFSLVVEPSLGTKTTSAILGVTKGYREWFFALAFVSIGLDTRFKDLVAVGRGKPLAAFVTAQAFNIVWALLVVWLLWSGTFFAAPIK; from the coding sequence TTGAAAATCGATTGGTCGTCTCTATGGAAAAAAGAGGATTGGTGGGCCGTTTGGATCGGCTTTGCCGTCCTGCTTCTTGGAATTGCCAGGTGGCTTCCCAAGTTACCTGTGATTAAGAAATGGACATCACTGGCCCAATCTCTGCCGAACGGGGCTAGCACGCTAGGCAATATAGCACTGCTTTTCATATTCATTCTTGCCTTGACACTGGTCGGCATGGCTTTGATGGGCAAAGCAACACGTAAATACGTTTTGGGATTTCTGGTGATATTCGGGCTATCCTTTTTAGCTATCTGGGTTGGCAAGTTTGCCAGTTTTACCAATTGGGGACTGGAGTCAGTCCTCTGGGCTGTGCTGCTGGGTCTGATTGTCAGCAACATCTTCAAGGTCCCTGAATGGCTCAAGAGCGCCGTACAGACGGAGTTTTTCATCAAGATCGGCCTGGTATTACTGGGTGCCGAAATCCTGTTTTCTACCATCGCCAAGGGAGGCTTGGTGGCCATAGCGCAGGCCTTGCTGGTAGTGATAGTAGTCTGGTTTGCCGCTTACTGGGTGGCTCGCAGGTTTGGTATGGACAAAGAGTTTGCCGGTATCATGGCCTCCGGCGTGTCCATCTGCGGCGTATCAGCGGCCATAGCCGCAGGAGGCGCTCTCAAGGGCAGTCCAAAGCATGTCAGCTACGTAATTTCCCTGGTCCTTCTGGTAGCCATGCCGATGATAATCTTCATGCCGGTACTGGCTAAGGCCATCGGTCTGGCTCCCAATGTCGCCGGGGCATGGATGGGAGGCACCATCGATACCACCGCTGCGGTGGCGGCCACCGGTACGCTGGTCAGTTCCGACACCGGCTTGCAGGTGGCTTCGCTGGTGAAAATGGCCCAGAACGTACTCATCGGGTTCGCGGCCTTCTTTTTAGCCATCTGGTCGACGTTTACATCAAGGAAAGGCCCGGGCGCTGCGGCTAATGAAACCGGCAAACCGCGTCTTATAGATATATGGTACCGGCTGCCCAAATTCATTCTGGGATTCATACTGGCCTCGGTCATCTTTTCTCTGGTTGTGGAGCCGTCCCTGGGCACCAAGACTACCAGCGCCATTCTGGGGGTCACCAAGGGTTACCGCGAATGGTTCTTCGCGCTGGCTTTTGTTTCCATTGGGTTGGATACGCGATTCAAGGATTTGGTTGCTGTCGGGAGGGGTAAGCCCCTGGCCGCTTTTGTGACGGCGCAGGCATTTAACATCGTCTGGGCGCTGCTCGTTGTCTGGTTGCTGTGGTCAGGCACTTTCTTTGCCGCTCCCATCAAATAA